One genomic window of Gracilinema caldarium DSM 7334 includes the following:
- a CDS encoding P-II family nitrogen regulator → MKLIIAYIQPHKLNEVKQELYRSEIYKISVTNAMGCGQQKGFHESYRGVDIEVNLLKKVRIEIAVNDSFVKPTIDAIIRGARTGEIGDGKIFILPLEECIRIRTGETGSAAIG, encoded by the coding sequence ATGAAATTGATTATTGCATATATTCAGCCCCATAAGCTCAATGAGGTGAAGCAGGAATTATATCGGTCTGAGATTTATAAAATCTCTGTCACCAATGCCATGGGGTGTGGCCAGCAGAAGGGCTTTCATGAATCCTATCGTGGTGTGGATATCGAAGTGAACCTGCTTAAAAAGGTTAGAATTGAGATTGCGGTGAATGACAGCTTTGTAAAGCCGACCATTGATGCCATAATCCGAGGAGCCAGGACGGGAGAAATCGGGGATGGAAAGATCTTCATTCTTCCCCTCGAAGAATGCATCCGAATCAGAACCGGGGAAACCGGTTCAGCTGCCATAGGATAA
- a CDS encoding ammonium transporter translates to MKKQMLFLAVLFFLVTVAGFAEESIESITAAMDMIWLVLTGALVFFMQAGFALVETGLTRAKNATNIIMKNLMDFCLGSIAFWMIGWGFMYGADKLGGLIGFSDFFKGPMGDPTFYRDWFFQVVFAATAATIVSGAMAERTQFKSYLIYTVFISALIYPVSGHWIWGGGWLSELGFHDFAGSTVVHSVGGWAALMGAIVLGPRTGKYVKAEGKVVVKALPGHNIPLAALGVFILWFGWYGFNPGSTLSGISTDIARVAVTTTLAASAGAVAAMIVSWFWFKKPDASMTMNGVLAGLVAITAPCAVVSPGAAVVIGLLAGLLVVLSVEFIDKVLKIDDPVGAVSVHMVNGVFGTLAVGIWGNVDGVAVGVLHGGGFHQLGVQALGVLTVGLWASVLSLLLFLAIKAVVGLRVTEKEELMGLDITEHKAEAYSGFQIFSNM, encoded by the coding sequence GTGAAAAAGCAGATGCTGTTTCTGGCGGTGCTTTTCTTCTTGGTGACTGTTGCAGGTTTCGCAGAAGAAAGTATCGAATCCATCACTGCCGCCATGGATATGATATGGCTGGTGCTGACCGGTGCGCTGGTTTTCTTCATGCAGGCAGGTTTCGCTCTGGTAGAAACAGGCCTGACCAGGGCAAAGAATGCCACCAATATCATCATGAAGAACCTGATGGACTTTTGCTTAGGTTCCATTGCATTCTGGATGATTGGCTGGGGGTTCATGTATGGGGCTGATAAGCTGGGAGGCCTTATTGGTTTTTCTGACTTTTTTAAAGGGCCCATGGGAGATCCTACCTTTTACCGAGACTGGTTCTTCCAGGTTGTCTTTGCGGCTACCGCAGCAACCATCGTTTCAGGAGCTATGGCAGAACGGACCCAGTTTAAGTCATATTTGATTTATACCGTCTTTATATCTGCCCTCATTTATCCTGTGTCTGGTCACTGGATTTGGGGAGGGGGCTGGCTCTCTGAGCTTGGTTTCCATGATTTTGCTGGTTCAACCGTAGTTCATTCAGTTGGTGGTTGGGCAGCCCTCATGGGTGCGATTGTGCTTGGGCCGAGAACTGGGAAATATGTAAAAGCAGAAGGAAAGGTTGTGGTAAAAGCCTTGCCGGGACACAACATACCACTGGCTGCTTTGGGTGTTTTCATCCTCTGGTTTGGCTGGTATGGTTTTAACCCTGGATCGACCTTATCCGGTATTAGTACCGATATAGCCCGCGTAGCAGTTACAACTACCCTTGCGGCTTCAGCTGGGGCAGTCGCTGCTATGATAGTTTCCTGGTTCTGGTTCAAAAAGCCCGATGCATCCATGACCATGAACGGTGTATTGGCTGGGCTTGTGGCAATTACTGCACCTTGTGCAGTCGTATCTCCTGGAGCCGCTGTGGTAATTGGACTCTTAGCGGGCTTACTGGTGGTCCTTTCCGTCGAGTTTATCGACAAGGTTCTCAAAATTGACGATCCTGTTGGTGCCGTATCGGTCCACATGGTAAACGGAGTCTTTGGGACTCTTGCAGTCGGTATCTGGGGCAATGTGGACGGAGTTGCCGTTGGTGTGCTCCATGGCGGTGGATTCCATCAACTCGGTGTACAGGCCCTTGGCGTACTTACCGTGGGGCTGTGGGCAAGTGTTTTGAGTTTGTTGCTCTTCTTGGCAATTAAGGCAGTAGTAGGGCTACGGGTTACTGAGAAGGAAGAACTTATGGGCCTTGATATTACCGAACACAAGGCAGAGGCCTATTCGGGCTTCCAGATCTTCAGCAATATGTAG